GCGCAGTACTGCGCAGTGGATCACCAAAACTAGGAGTCGTCACCTACGCTGACCCGACCTCACCGCGCAACCCGTACCTACCACCGAGAGGACGACGTGGCCGAGGGAACCGACGATCGGGCGTTGCCGGCGACGGAGGAACTGGCCCTGGCCCGGCAGGCCCTGGACTCCGGCGACCTGGCACACGCCGCTGACCACGTGGCGGCTGCGCTGGCCCGGGCACCGACGCTGCCCGAGGTGCACGAGACCCTGGCCCGACTGGCCGTGGCCGGCGGCGACGACCCGGTGGAACTCTTCCCTCTGCAACACCACACCTTCATCGGCGCGGTCGTCGCCCGGGCACACCTGCTCGCCGCCACCGGCCGTCCCGCCGAAGGGCTCGACCTGCTGGTGGCCGCCACCGCGCACGCACCGGGAGCGGACTGGGCCGGTGTCCCCTGGGTCACCTCACCCGACCTGGCCGAACGCCTCGGTCCGGACCAGGCGGCCCGGGTCCTGATGCAGGTCTGCGCCGCCGCCCCCGACCCGGTCCCCGCGTCCGACCGGGCCGCCCTGGCGGCCTACCTGACGCTGGCCCGCAACGCGGTCACCGTCCACCCGGAACACGGGCTGCTGCTGGGCACGGCCTCCGCGCTGGCCCGGCGGGTCGGCGAGGTGCCGCTCGCGGTCCGCTGGGCCAGTCGGGGCGTACGCGCCGCACCGTCCAAGATCGGCGAGGTCTGGCTCGGGTACGCGTTGCGCAGCGCGGGCCGTACCCGGGAGGCGCTCGTCGCGCTGCGCCGTGCCGTCGACCACGACCCGGACGACCTCGCCGTGTACGCCGACATCGCCGGCACGCTGGCCGACCACGGCCGGCTCGACGAGGCGCTGGTCTGGATCGAGCGGGCGTTGACCCGCAACCCGTCCTTCGACTGTGCCGTGCACACCGCGCACCGGCTGCGGTTCCAGCGCGACGCCGACGTACGCCACCTGGTCGCGCTGGCCGACTTCGTCCGCGACCATCCCGACGACTCCCACGAGCACGGCGACCTCGCCGAGTGCTGCCGTGGCCGCCCCTGGCTGGGACAGGTGACGCCGGTCACCGCCCGCCCGCCGTCCGACACC
Above is a window of Verrucosispora sp. NA02020 DNA encoding:
- a CDS encoding tetratricopeptide repeat protein, producing MAEGTDDRALPATEELALARQALDSGDLAHAADHVAAALARAPTLPEVHETLARLAVAGGDDPVELFPLQHHTFIGAVVARAHLLAATGRPAEGLDLLVAATAHAPGADWAGVPWVTSPDLAERLGPDQAARVLMQVCAAAPDPVPASDRAALAAYLTLARNAVTVHPEHGLLLGTASALARRVGEVPLAVRWASRGVRAAPSKIGEVWLGYALRSAGRTREALVALRRAVDHDPDDLAVYADIAGTLADHGRLDEALVWIERALTRNPSFDCAVHTAHRLRFQRDADVRHLVALADFVRDHPDDSHEHGDLAECCRGRPWLGQVTPVTARPPSDTAERARPTPPPPSADAARRLQQLAHPAWPHPPAAYDTAVGLATLDLSDLLGLLAHPPEAPPTALGRVLAGQDPALWVRCVQVWACLGLLHHRTDEPWAASTRRRVLTELTDTEEVAEAALFALVTAAWVDPSVRPDVAGLVAARLATVAEATRQGPVPMAASLAHLALAAPDLDPDSVALARTLAGAPAGGHRSPLRALLHRLLRPFRPRLPGPP